The following coding sequences lie in one Candidatus Nitrospira allomarina genomic window:
- a CDS encoding deaminase, protein MGTNDVPKFGGGLYWGEDSDDAREFHGGWDTRDRKKEETFAEILKVLKENEWLGENLKNLEIPELVKRATPLLKRTRLFNLIEFGRATHAEMEALLSAARRGISIKDCTLYTTTFPCHDCARHIVASGIRKVVYIEPYAKSLASQFHLDSFLVDQNIETSGFVSCHSFVGIAPRVYMELFPMLQRKDKEGRVKLWNREIAIPRMHSSPLAYMDNEAKEAKTLSEKMNEAGFKPI, encoded by the coding sequence GTGGGTACTAATGATGTCCCAAAATTTGGTGGAGGATTGTATTGGGGGGAAGATTCTGATGATGCTAGAGAGTTTCATGGTGGTTGGGATACCAGGGATAGGAAAAAGGAAGAAACTTTTGCGGAGATACTTAAAGTTCTAAAAGAAAATGAATGGTTAGGAGAAAATTTAAAAAATTTAGAAATCCCCGAATTAGTCAAGAGAGCCACGCCACTTTTGAAAAGAACCAGATTATTTAATTTAATTGAATTTGGAAGAGCTACTCATGCTGAAATGGAAGCTTTGTTAAGTGCAGCACGGAGGGGAATTTCAATTAAAGATTGTACTTTATATACCACAACTTTCCCTTGCCATGATTGTGCCAGGCATATTGTTGCCTCCGGTATAAGAAAAGTTGTATACATAGAACCCTATGCAAAAAGTCTTGCTTCTCAATTTCATTTAGATTCATTTTTGGTAGATCAAAATATTGAAACATCTGGCTTTGTTTCATGCCATTCATTTGTGGGTATTGCCCCTAGAGTATACATGGAATTATTTCCAATGCTTCAAAGGAAAGATAAGGAAGGAAGGGTTAAGCTTTGGAATAGAGAAATTGCCATTCCAAGAATGCATAGCTCACCTTTAGCTTATATGGATAACGAGGCGAAGGAGGCTAAAACACTTTCTGAGAAAATGAATGAGGCAGGATTTAAACCAATTTAA
- a CDS encoding shikimate dehydrogenase encodes MDINAQTQLCGLLGNPVDHSLSPTIHNAAFRQLGLNFVYLAFPVQDLEGAVQGLRALGHIRGLSVTIPHKVTILPLLDSAETTAKHIGSVNTIVKDRGLLVGSNTDASGALKALQHGGVETTGQRVVILGSGGAARAIAFALGVEGKIEHLTLLGVDDQERKTLATDLKAKTSILLHDNSLTPETLQSALAQAQLLIHCTPIGMHPKVEESCVPKHLLHRDLTVMDIVYNPLNTRLLQDAQAAGCRTIQGINMFLYQAVGQFELWTGQSAPIEVMRNVLTSHFS; translated from the coding sequence ATGGACATTAATGCACAAACCCAACTCTGCGGCCTGTTAGGCAACCCGGTCGATCATTCGCTTTCTCCAACTATTCACAATGCAGCCTTTCGTCAATTGGGATTAAATTTTGTCTATCTGGCGTTTCCCGTCCAGGATCTCGAAGGCGCAGTTCAGGGCCTCCGGGCGTTGGGCCATATTCGGGGACTCAGCGTGACCATCCCACATAAAGTCACCATTTTACCCTTGTTAGATTCCGCCGAAACGACCGCCAAACACATTGGCTCGGTAAATACCATCGTCAAAGACCGTGGCCTGTTAGTGGGCTCCAACACTGATGCATCCGGCGCGCTCAAAGCCTTGCAACACGGTGGAGTGGAAACCACCGGACAACGGGTTGTCATTCTAGGATCCGGAGGAGCCGCTCGCGCCATCGCCTTCGCACTCGGCGTGGAAGGCAAAATTGAACATCTGACTCTCCTAGGCGTCGATGATCAGGAACGAAAGACCTTGGCGACCGACCTCAAAGCCAAAACATCCATCCTCTTGCACGACAACTCCTTAACTCCTGAAACCTTGCAATCTGCGTTGGCACAGGCCCAATTGCTTATTCATTGCACCCCCATTGGCATGCACCCAAAGGTCGAGGAAAGCTGTGTCCCCAAGCATCTGCTGCACCGCGATCTGACGGTGATGGATATTGTCTACAACCCACTCAATACGCGTTTATTGCAGGATGCACAGGCGGCGGGGTGCCGCACCATCCAAGGGATCAACATGTTTCTCTATCAGGCTGTGGGGCAATTTGAACTCTGGACCGGCCAATCCGCACCAATCGAGGTGATGCGTAACGTGCTCACCAGCCACTTCTCTTGA
- a CDS encoding MEKHLA domain-containing protein, with translation MNPSTDKQMNQFADHWRRPWVIEWTQYLLDSYAYWLKNELIPRQGTALEQAECLFNSPFVVVSHGLEDDPILNYGNRTALTLWEMDWDQLTQTPSRQTAEPVNREERARMLHQAKTKGFIADYRGVRISRSGKRFLVEHATVWNIRNPDGTPLGQAATFSTWTFI, from the coding sequence ATGAATCCCTCCACTGACAAACAGATGAACCAGTTTGCCGATCATTGGCGGAGACCATGGGTTATCGAATGGACCCAATACCTGCTGGATAGCTATGCCTATTGGTTAAAAAATGAACTAATTCCCCGTCAGGGTACTGCGCTGGAACAAGCCGAATGCTTGTTTAACTCACCATTTGTGGTCGTCTCTCACGGATTGGAGGATGACCCTATCCTCAATTATGGAAACCGGACCGCGTTAACCCTGTGGGAAATGGATTGGGACCAACTGACTCAAACGCCCTCCCGGCAAACAGCCGAACCTGTGAATCGTGAAGAACGGGCCCGCATGCTGCATCAGGCTAAAACCAAAGGGTTCATTGCCGATTATCGTGGTGTCCGGATTTCCCGATCCGGAAAACGTTTTTTAGTGGAACACGCCACGGTATGGAACATTCGCAATCCGGATGGGACTCCGCTCGGACAGGCGGCTACCTTTTCAACCTGGACGTTTATATAG
- a CDS encoding leucine-rich repeat domain-containing protein, whose product MTEKTKTLQKILPTELNELISKMRSLECSSLALLGPGARLSPSSEDWPDRLKDYPCVFQLTEIVDSLAEKLLALSALTTLQLGGNQIGKAGVKHLAGLTNLTTLDLRNNEISDAGVKHLAGLTNLTTLDLRNNEISDAGVKHLAGLTNLTTLNLRNNEISDAGVKHLAGLTNLTRLDLRSNKIGEAGVKHLAGLTNLTALELGDNQVGKAGVKYLAGLTNLTTLELRNNQIGEAGVKYLAGLTNLTMLQLRSNQIGEAGVKHLAGLTNLTTLELGDNRIGDAGMKHLAGLGNLTTLQLWNNQIGEAGVKYLAGLTNLTTLELRSNQIGEAGVKHLAGLGNLTTLQLWNNQIGDAGLKYLAGLTNLTTLDLRNNEIGNAGLKHLAGLRNLTTLQLWNNQIGEAGVKHLAGLTNLTTLELRNNQIGDAGVKHLAGLRNLTTLELRNNQIGDAGVKHLAGLRNLTTLELGSTRIGDEGAKALGQLCNLNILNLNKAEVTDLSPFKLLFEKGIPARWEPESRWEEGIFVEGCPLIHPPPEVIKQGHEAVVNYFREIQSQGVDRLFEAKMLIVGEGRAGKTSLLRRLYQPDQPLPDEEETTKGIDIHRHDFQLANGRTFRLNVWDFGGQQIYHATHQFFLTKNSLYILLDDTAKNHKSLTDEGFRYWLEVIELLSARSPVLIFQNEKGGRSKAIDEAGIKSRFPNVKEVYRGNLDKPDSVKTLSAAIEFSVQRLPHVGEEVPAKWVSIRAALEEEATHRPYMSQEDYFSIYRRYLEFAPTKALHLSRYLHDLGVFLHFQDDRLLRRTVILQNPWATEAVFRILDDPTVVERLGRFTFTDCERVWATSEYANMHPELLALMEKFELCYALRDQNDTWLAPQLLSPSVHPALDGWAKVGDLVLSYRYGFLPKGLVSRLMVRMHRFVPRPEMAWVTGVLFEREETQVLVQITPRGNEIVLRARGPERQALLSVISSDLDALNAGFPGLEEKLSKWVPCICSKCVVSASPGMFEQKRLLKRKQDGRRFTIDCPADSYEDVSLLELLDGLKLENLPRWADKPSDDRNGEYDAFSPEQAPVKNIKIFLASSEELREDRDAFDLYFRQQNDRLRQHGAYLEIVRWENFLDAMSDSGLQDEYNREVRSCNIFVSLFKTKTGGYTEDEFDVAHRAFKEQGTPRIYTFFQDAQVSTVSGNRNDLQSLWKFQDKLSELGHFWTRYKNTADLHLQFRDQLDKLLDQGLV is encoded by the coding sequence ATGACGGAAAAGACAAAGACCCTACAAAAAATTTTACCTACTGAGCTGAATGAATTGATCTCGAAAATGAGAAGCCTGGAGTGCTCCTCGCTTGCTCTGCTTGGCCCAGGTGCGAGATTAAGCCCATCTTCTGAAGACTGGCCGGACAGGTTGAAAGATTATCCATGTGTGTTTCAGTTGACCGAGATTGTGGACAGCCTGGCAGAAAAACTTCTCGCTCTCTCTGCCCTCACGACGCTCCAGCTGGGGGGCAACCAGATTGGGAAGGCCGGGGTGAAGCATCTGGCGGGGCTGACAAACCTCACGACGCTCGATCTGAGAAACAACGAGATTAGCGACGCCGGGGTGAAGCATCTGGCGGGGCTGACAAACCTCACGACGCTCGATCTGAGAAACAACGAGATTAGCGACGCCGGGGTGAAGCATCTGGCGGGGCTGACAAACCTCACGACGCTCAATCTGAGAAACAACGAGATTAGCGACGCCGGGGTGAAGCATCTGGCGGGGTTGACAAACCTCACGAGGCTCGATCTGCGGAGCAACAAAATTGGGGAGGCTGGGGTGAAGCATCTGGCGGGGCTGACGAACCTCACGGCGCTCGAGCTGGGGGACAACCAGGTTGGGAAGGCCGGGGTGAAGTATCTGGCAGGGCTGACAAACCTCACGACGCTTGAGCTGAGGAACAACCAGATTGGGGAGGCCGGGGTGAAGTATCTGGCAGGGCTGACAAACCTCACGATGCTCCAGCTGCGGAGCAACCAGATTGGAGAGGCCGGGGTGAAGCATCTAGCGGGGCTGACAAACCTCACGACGCTTGAGCTGGGGGACAACCGGATCGGCGACGCCGGGATGAAGCATCTGGCGGGGTTGGGGAACCTCACGACGCTCCAGTTGTGGAACAACCAGATTGGGGAGGCCGGGGTGAAGTATCTGGCGGGGCTGACAAACCTCACGACGCTCGAGCTGCGGAGCAACCAGATTGGGGAGGCCGGGGTGAAGCATCTGGCGGGGTTGGGGAACCTCACGACGCTCCAGCTGTGGAACAACCAGATTGGAGACGCGGGGCTGAAGTATCTGGCGGGGCTGACAAACCTCACGACGCTCGATCTGAGGAACAACGAAATTGGGAACGCGGGGCTGAAGCATCTGGCGGGGCTGAGGAACCTCACGACGCTCCAGCTGTGGAACAACCAGATTGGGGAGGCCGGGGTGAAGCATCTGGCGGGGCTGACGAATCTCACGACCCTCGAGTTGAGGAACAATCAGATTGGGGACGCCGGGGTGAAGCATCTGGCGGGGCTGAGGAACCTCACGACGCTCGAGCTGAGGAACAATCAGATTGGGGACGCCGGGGTGAAGCATCTGGCGGGGCTGAGGAACCTCACGACGCTTGAGCTGGGGAGCACACGGATTGGCGACGAGGGGGCCAAGGCCCTGGGGCAGCTGTGCAACCTCAATATCCTTAATCTTAACAAGGCGGAGGTGACTGACTTATCGCCCTTCAAGCTTCTGTTTGAGAAGGGCATACCTGCCAGATGGGAGCCGGAGAGTAGATGGGAGGAGGGCATATTTGTGGAGGGTTGTCCGCTTATCCATCCTCCCCCAGAGGTGATCAAGCAAGGGCACGAGGCGGTCGTGAACTATTTCCGGGAGATCCAGTCACAGGGTGTGGATCGGCTCTTCGAGGCCAAAATGCTGATCGTGGGAGAAGGACGGGCTGGGAAAACGAGTCTGTTACGTCGTCTCTATCAGCCCGATCAACCATTGCCGGATGAAGAAGAGACCACCAAAGGCATCGATATCCATCGGCATGATTTTCAACTGGCCAATGGCCGGACGTTTCGGCTCAATGTGTGGGACTTTGGCGGACAACAGATCTACCATGCCACACACCAGTTTTTTCTGACGAAAAATTCCCTCTACATCCTCCTGGACGATACGGCAAAAAATCACAAGTCACTCACTGACGAAGGGTTCAGGTATTGGCTGGAGGTAATCGAGCTTCTTAGTGCCCGGAGTCCGGTCTTGATTTTTCAGAATGAAAAGGGTGGACGGAGTAAGGCAATTGACGAAGCCGGAATCAAAAGCCGATTTCCGAATGTGAAGGAGGTGTATCGGGGCAATTTGGATAAACCCGACTCAGTCAAAACCCTCTCTGCGGCGATTGAATTTTCTGTGCAGCGTCTTCCTCATGTGGGAGAGGAGGTCCCTGCGAAATGGGTTTCCATCCGGGCGGCTCTCGAGGAGGAAGCCACTCACCGGCCCTATATGTCGCAGGAAGACTATTTCAGCATCTACCGTCGGTATCTTGAGTTCGCCCCCACCAAGGCCCTGCATCTGAGCCGCTACCTGCACGACCTGGGTGTCTTTCTGCATTTCCAGGACGACCGCTTATTGCGCCGGACCGTAATATTACAAAACCCCTGGGCGACCGAAGCGGTGTTCCGCATCTTGGACGATCCCACGGTGGTGGAGCGTCTCGGCCGTTTTACGTTTACGGATTGCGAACGGGTCTGGGCGACCTCGGAATACGCCAACATGCATCCTGAGCTGCTGGCGCTGATGGAAAAATTTGAATTGTGTTATGCCCTGCGAGATCAGAACGACACTTGGCTGGCCCCTCAACTGCTCTCACCTTCAGTTCATCCGGCGCTGGATGGGTGGGCCAAAGTAGGCGATCTGGTCTTAAGCTACCGGTATGGGTTCCTACCCAAAGGCCTTGTCAGCCGTCTGATGGTTCGCATGCATCGTTTTGTTCCGCGGCCAGAGATGGCGTGGGTCACGGGCGTGCTGTTCGAACGAGAGGAGACTCAAGTGCTTGTTCAGATCACACCCAGAGGCAATGAAATTGTCCTCCGGGCAAGAGGACCTGAGCGGCAAGCGCTTTTGAGCGTCATTTCAAGCGACCTGGACGCGCTCAATGCGGGCTTTCCTGGCCTCGAGGAAAAGCTGAGTAAATGGGTTCCATGTATTTGTTCTAAATGTGTGGTCTCAGCTTCACCTGGAATGTTTGAACAGAAACGTCTGCTTAAACGTAAGCAAGACGGTCGTCGGTTCACAATTGATTGTCCAGCTGATAGTTACGAAGATGTCAGCCTGCTGGAGTTGCTCGATGGCCTGAAATTGGAGAACCTTCCGCGCTGGGCCGACAAGCCGTCAGATGACCGGAATGGTGAATATGACGCTTTTTCTCCCGAACAGGCCCCAGTCAAAAACATTAAAATCTTCCTGGCCTCTTCTGAGGAGCTACGTGAGGACCGGGATGCGTTCGATCTGTATTTCAGACAGCAGAATGATCGGTTGCGTCAACACGGCGCGTACTTGGAGATTGTCCGGTGGGAAAATTTTCTGGATGCCATGTCCGACAGTGGGCTTCAGGATGAGTACAACCGTGAGGTCCGGTCTTGTAATATTTTTGTGAGCTTATTTAAGACAAAAACCGGCGGGTATACCGAGGATGAGTTTGATGTGGCTCATCGCGCATTTAAGGAGCAAGGCACACCTCGGATCTATACCTTTTTCCAAGATGCTCAGGTTTCCACAGTTTCGGGAAACAGGAATGATTTGCAATCCCTATGGAAGTTTCAGGATAAGCTTAGTGAGCTTGGGCACTTTTGGACCAGGTATAAGAACACGGCGGATCTGCATCTGCAGTTTCGAGACCAACTTGACAAATTGTTGGACCAAGGCCTGGTTTGA
- a CDS encoding shikimate kinase, with the protein MNIVFIGYRGTGKSTVATILGQRLGRRVISTDEEIVKEAKQTIPQLIEHFGWDHFRGLETQMCQKLTGQDNLVIDTGGGLILKEENVKMLKENGKIFWLTAEVSTIASRISGDTQRPSLSGTKTFVEEIEEILEIRKPHYQAAADHVIPTDQISPDQIADAILSHIST; encoded by the coding sequence ATGAATATTGTCTTCATAGGATACCGAGGAACGGGGAAAAGCACTGTGGCAACAATCCTGGGTCAACGTCTCGGACGAAGAGTCATCTCCACTGATGAGGAAATCGTCAAGGAGGCCAAGCAAACCATTCCTCAGCTTATCGAGCACTTCGGGTGGGATCATTTCCGCGGGCTGGAAACGCAGATGTGTCAAAAGCTCACGGGCCAGGACAATCTGGTTATCGACACGGGCGGGGGACTCATCCTGAAGGAAGAAAACGTCAAAATGCTTAAAGAGAATGGAAAGATTTTCTGGCTGACTGCCGAAGTTTCAACGATTGCCAGCCGGATTTCCGGCGATACGCAGCGGCCCTCTCTGTCAGGCACCAAAACGTTCGTAGAAGAAATCGAAGAAATTCTTGAGATTCGCAAACCTCACTACCAAGCCGCTGCCGATCATGTCATTCCAACGGACCAAATTTCCCCGGACCAAATTGCTGATGCCATTCTTTCCCACATTTCGACCTAG